A portion of the Pseudomonadota bacterium genome contains these proteins:
- the hemA gene encoding glutamyl-tRNA reductase, which yields MLEIVLLGLNHKTAPVEIRECLAVSKNETAAMLDAIKEADSINEVVLFSTCNRVEILMAVNDKAIAVDTAKKQLSAFKNVPLTKFEQAIYVYEGEEAVRHIFRVASSLDSMMIGEPQILGQIKEAYNIATIRKTSGVILNRLLHRTFFTAKRVRTETGIGGHAVSISYAAIELARKIFGLLEEKKVLLIGAGEMAELAVEHLIRNKVKEIFIANRTLKNGFELARRFGGNVISFEEIPEFIKQVDIIISSTGSPDIIITKDQVKHIMPGRKNRPLFFIDIAVPRDIDPAINKINNTYVYDIDDLNGVIDENIEDRNKEAIKGERIIDEAVISFKKWYDNLGAVPTIVELRNKIDLIVSEEIDKTMQSINLSDRLSDSDRQALGRMKNALINKIMHNPIHLLKRDGCHPSNSIYIDVVRKLFKLDD from the coding sequence ATGCTTGAAATTGTATTGCTTGGATTAAATCATAAAACCGCTCCGGTGGAAATAAGAGAGTGCCTTGCTGTTTCAAAAAACGAAACAGCGGCTATGCTTGACGCCATTAAAGAAGCGGATTCAATAAATGAAGTCGTGCTTTTTTCAACATGCAATCGTGTTGAAATATTAATGGCGGTTAATGATAAAGCAATAGCGGTTGATACGGCAAAAAAACAACTTTCGGCATTTAAAAACGTACCTCTTACCAAATTCGAACAAGCAATTTATGTTTACGAAGGCGAAGAAGCCGTTCGCCACATATTCAGGGTTGCATCCAGTCTTGATTCCATGATGATAGGCGAGCCTCAGATTTTAGGGCAGATAAAAGAAGCTTACAATATTGCTACAATAAGAAAAACTTCCGGAGTGATATTAAACAGGCTTCTTCATAGAACTTTTTTTACGGCAAAAAGAGTAAGAACCGAAACCGGAATCGGTGGCCATGCCGTTTCTATAAGCTATGCTGCAATTGAGCTTGCCCGTAAAATTTTCGGATTGCTCGAAGAAAAGAAAGTACTTTTGATAGGTGCAGGAGAAATGGCTGAACTTGCTGTTGAGCATCTTATCAGAAACAAAGTAAAAGAAATTTTTATAGCCAACAGAACATTAAAAAACGGTTTTGAGCTTGCAAGAAGATTCGGTGGCAATGTTATTTCTTTTGAGGAGATCCCCGAATTTATTAAACAGGTGGATATTATTATAAGCTCAACAGGTTCCCCCGATATAATAATTACAAAAGATCAGGTAAAGCATATAATGCCCGGCAGAAAAAACCGTCCTCTTTTCTTTATTGATATCGCAGTTCCAAGAGATATTGATCCTGCAATAAATAAGATTAATAATACTTATGTGTATGATATAGATGATTTAAATGGTGTTATTGATGAGAATATCGAAGATAGAAATAAAGAGGCCATCAAGGGTGAAAGAATTATTGATGAAGCGGTTATAAGCTTTAAAAAATGGTATGACAATCTTGGCGCTGTTCCTACCATTGTAGAATTAAGAAATAAAATTGATTTAATCGTATCAGAAGAAATTGATAAAACCATGCAATCCATCAATCTTTCTGACAGGCTTTCGGATAGTGACAGGCAAGCTTTGGGCAGGATGAAAAATGCCCTGATAAACAAAATAATGCATAATCCTATTCAT
- the ccsB gene encoding c-type cytochrome biogenesis protein CcsB: protein MNDLIIITSLLYILSAAGYILFLFLQKQYFHRLGHIFLAIGFFCNSILIGYHYAKTGQLPVRNLHETLLITGWAIAGVYFAFHYKFKIKILGGYAAFLAALSLVAAMLASGKYVESQPIFNSIWLIMHVVSIFIGHSAFALACGLGLLYIAQENAIKKKKHGFFYKRLPSLNLLDSIGYACIIAGFTLLTAGLITGFAYAKVVWGKFWSWDPKEVWAGITWLLYAALLHGRLTIGWRGRKAAIMAIIGFVVVLFTFFGVNFLLKGHHVVFTR, encoded by the coding sequence ATGAATGATCTGATAATTATAACCAGTTTGCTGTATATATTAAGCGCTGCGGGATATATTTTATTTTTATTTCTACAGAAGCAGTATTTTCACAGGCTTGGCCACATATTTCTTGCAATAGGCTTTTTTTGCAATTCAATACTGATAGGTTATCATTACGCAAAAACAGGCCAATTGCCTGTGAGAAATTTACATGAAACACTTCTTATTACAGGTTGGGCGATTGCCGGGGTTTATTTTGCTTTTCATTACAAATTTAAAATTAAAATTCTTGGCGGATATGCCGCTTTTCTCGCTGCTTTATCTCTTGTTGCTGCGATGCTTGCTTCCGGAAAATATGTTGAATCACAACCGATTTTCAATAGTATCTGGCTGATAATGCATGTTGTTTCAATATTTATCGGCCATTCCGCTTTTGCGCTGGCCTGTGGATTGGGTCTTTTGTACATTGCCCAGGAAAATGCCATCAAGAAAAAAAAGCACGGCTTTTTTTACAAGCGGCTTCCTTCGCTTAATTTGCTTGACAGTATCGGTTACGCCTGCATAATAGCCGGTTTTACTTTGCTTACCGCAGGACTTATAACCGGCTTTGCTTACGCCAAGGTAGTCTGGGGAAAATTCTGGAGCTGGGATCCTAAAGAGGTTTGGGCCGGCATAACATGGTTGTTATATGCGGCACTTCTTCATGGTCGCTTGACTATCGGCTGGAGAGGAAGAAAAGCTGCGATAATGGCTATTATTGGATTTGTGGTTGTACTTTTTACTTTTTTTGGAGTTAACTTTCTTCTGAAAGGGCATCACGTAGTATTCACAAGATAA
- a CDS encoding bifunctional precorrin-2 dehydrogenase/sirohydrochlorin ferrochelatase: protein MRYYPVNLDIKNRPCLVVGGGDVGTRKVMTLLDCGALVTVVSLAVSNNLLNLAETGLVTLKKRAYVESDLNKMFLVICATDNETLNRQVSMDAKKLNMLCNVADRPEACNFILPALVKRGDLVIAVSTSGKSPAFAKKIRKDLEKQYGDEYARFLKLMGAVRKKLLSTKHEPEAHKHLFEELIDKNLVQMIKDSDTDKINSVLFEVLGKGFEFYDLTKPKDHGITNE, encoded by the coding sequence GTGAGATATTATCCGGTAAATCTTGATATTAAAAATCGGCCATGTCTTGTGGTGGGAGGTGGAGATGTTGGCACACGTAAAGTCATGACTCTTTTGGATTGTGGCGCTTTAGTGACTGTCGTAAGCCTTGCCGTAAGCAATAATCTGTTAAATCTTGCAGAAACCGGGTTAGTTACATTAAAAAAACGTGCCTATGTTGAGTCCGACCTTAACAAAATGTTTCTTGTTATTTGCGCAACTGATAATGAGACACTTAACAGGCAGGTAAGTATGGATGCGAAAAAGTTAAATATGTTATGCAATGTTGCCGACAGGCCCGAAGCCTGTAATTTCATTCTTCCGGCGCTTGTAAAAAGAGGCGATCTTGTAATAGCTGTTTCAACTTCGGGGAAAAGCCCTGCATTTGCAAAAAAAATAAGAAAAGATCTTGAAAAACAATATGGCGATGAATATGCCCGGTTTTTAAAACTTATGGGAGCTGTCAGGAAAAAACTTCTAAGTACAAAACACGAACCTGAAGCTCATAAGCATCTTTTTGAAGAACTGATAGACAAAAATCTTGTTCAGATGATAAAAGATTCTGACACCGATAAGATTAATTCCGTTCTTTTTGAAGTTCTTGGAAAAGGATTTGAATTTTATGACCTTACAAAGCCAAAAGACCACGGTATAACAAATGAATGA
- a CDS encoding ribonuclease Z, producing the protein MLVTILGSGTCVPSLKRSSCSVLIETGKTKILIDCGAGTIRRLLENGTQIYDISHILISHFHPDHTGELISFLFANKYPDGSKRKMPLSIIGGQGVLNFYAGLKAVFGNWIDLMPCVLNIIELDTYKKDMRLDDAVLEYLPVEHNEESLAYKVTGSNGCSIVYSGDTDYCDNLIEISYNADLLICESALPDELKVNGHLTPSVAGKIAAKAKVKKLILTHLYPECDKVDIRAQCKKTYPGDLIIAEDLMKIYLPG; encoded by the coding sequence ATGTTGGTTACAATACTAGGTTCCGGAACTTGTGTCCCGTCACTTAAGAGAAGCTCCTGTTCCGTTTTGATAGAAACGGGAAAAACAAAAATTCTCATTGACTGTGGTGCAGGCACTATAAGAAGGCTTCTTGAAAACGGCACCCAAATATATGACATATCACATATTTTAATAAGTCATTTTCATCCCGATCATACAGGAGAATTAATATCTTTTCTTTTTGCCAATAAATATCCTGACGGCAGCAAACGTAAAATGCCTTTGTCTATAATCGGCGGGCAAGGGGTATTAAATTTTTATGCCGGACTTAAAGCAGTATTTGGCAACTGGATAGATCTTATGCCTTGTGTTTTAAATATAATTGAACTTGATACTTATAAAAAAGATATGCGATTAGATGATGCTGTTTTAGAATATTTGCCGGTAGAACACAACGAAGAAAGCCTTGCGTATAAAGTTACCGGAAGCAATGGTTGCAGTATTGTTTATTCGGGTGATACTGATTATTGTGATAACCTGATTGAAATTTCTTACAATGCGGATTTATTGATCTGCGAATCTGCTCTTCCGGATGAATTAAAAGTTAATGGGCATTTAACACCTTCGGTTGCCGGTAAGATAGCTGCCAAAGCAAAGGTTAAAAAGCTTATTTTAACTCATTTGTACCCGGAATGTGACAAGGTTGATATCAGGGCTCAATGCAAAAAAACCTATCCCGGCGATCTTATAATAGCCGAAGATCTGATGAAGATATATCTGCCGGGGTAA